A genomic region of Echeneis naucrates chromosome 24, fEcheNa1.1, whole genome shotgun sequence contains the following coding sequences:
- the ccdc85cb gene encoding coiled-coil domain-containing protein 85C-B isoform X2 translates to MAKNPSEGQKDDLSQLTDEELLRSSKEELLRKLRKVDGEKMNLMIEHGNMMKDINRRLQVHLHEIRNLKEINQKLQDDNHELRELCCFLDDDRQKGKKLSREWQRFGRYTASAMWKEVGAYMMKLKELEANQETVLRENSELKEIILMLDEERNGAGSRSSIDSQSSLTNLNGGTGTVRDVGDGSSTSSTGSAGSPDHHNHNHIHKSSENSKLGPTMRRSMDDLSAPHHHRSIPNGLNDSSSNYIRQLETKVRILEDDNNKLLSQAYSRYSLSQIQTKKCNPGDLRALRKGMTLYHSESQLSSLPQRQEAMHMGTGRLPTSESSPATGYLSCVQKPEAVVHAMKVLEVHENLDKQVPEDYEDDLSEKEKAIVREMCNVVWRKLGDAAGSKLSIRQHLSGNQFKGPL, encoded by the exons ATGGCTAAAAATCCGTCCGAGGGGCAGAAGGACGACCTGAGCCAGCTGACGGACGAGGAGCTGCTGAGGAGCAGCAAGGAGGAGCTGCTCAGGAAGTTAAGGAAGGTGGACGGTGAGAAAATGAACTTGATGATCGAGCACGGAAACATGATGAAAGACATTAACCGGAGGCTGCAGGTGCACCTGCACGAGATCCGGAACCTGAAAGAGATCAACCAGAAACTGCAGGACGACAACCACGAGCTCCGGGAGCTCTGCTGCTTCCTGGACGACGACCGGCAGAAAGGCAAGAAGCTGTCCCGAGAGTGGCAGCGCTTCGGCCGCTACACCGCCAGCGCCATGTGGAAAGAGGTGGGCGCCTACATGATGaagctgaaggagctggaggccaaCCAGGAGACCGTGCTGAGGGAGAACTCGGAGCTGAAGGAGATCATCCTCATGCTGGACGAGGAGAGGAACGGAGCGGGGTCCAGGAGCTCCATAGACAGTCAATCCAGTTTGACCAACCTGAACGGGGGCACCGGCACCGTCAGGGATGTGGGGGACGGGAGTAGCACGTCCAGCACAGGGAGTGCCGGCAGCCCCGATCACCACAATCACAACCACATACACAAGAGCTCGGAGAACAGTAAGCTGGGCCCCACCATGAGGAGGTCCATGGATGACCTGTCGGCACCGCACCATCACAGGAGCATCCCCAACGGGCTGAACG ATTCCTCCTCAAACTACATCAGGCAACTGGAGACGAAAGTGCGGATCCTGGAGGACGACAACAATAAGCTTCTCTCACAG GCCTATAGCCGATATAGCTTATCACAGATACAGACGAAAAAG TGTAACCCAGGTGACCTTCGTGCCCTGAGGAAGGGAATGACCCTGTACCACTCCGAGTCCCAGCTGTCCTCACTGCCCCAGCGCCAGGAAGCCATGCACATG gGTACAGGTCGTCTCCCAACCAGTGAGTCCTCTCCTGCCACAGGCTACCTGTCCTGTGTTCAGAAGCCTGAGGCTGTGGTGCACGCCATGAAG GTGCTGGAGGTCCACGAGAACTTGGATAAGCAGGTTCCTGAGGACTACGAGGACGATCTCAGTGAGAAAGAGAAGGCCATTGTGCGAGAGATGTGCAAC GTGGTGTGGAGAAAGCTGGGTGATGCAGCAGGATCAAAGCTGTCCATCAGGCAACACCTCTCTGGGAACCAGTTCAAAGGGCCACTGTAG
- the ccdc85cb gene encoding coiled-coil domain-containing protein 85C-B isoform X1 has translation MAKNPSEGQKDDLSQLTDEELLRSSKEELLRKLRKVDGEKMNLMIEHGNMMKDINRRLQVHLHEIRNLKEINQKLQDDNHELRELCCFLDDDRQKGKKLSREWQRFGRYTASAMWKEVGAYMMKLKELEANQETVLRENSELKEIILMLDEERNGAGSRSSIDSQSSLTNLNGGTGTVRDVGDGSSTSSTGSAGSPDHHNHNHIHKSSENSKLGPTMRRSMDDLSAPHHHRSIPNGLNDSSSNYIRQLETKVRILEDDNNKLLSQAYSRYSLSQIQTKKQCNPGDLRALRKGMTLYHSESQLSSLPQRQEAMHMGTGRLPTSESSPATGYLSCVQKPEAVVHAMKVLEVHENLDKQVPEDYEDDLSEKEKAIVREMCNVVWRKLGDAAGSKLSIRQHLSGNQFKGPL, from the exons ATGGCTAAAAATCCGTCCGAGGGGCAGAAGGACGACCTGAGCCAGCTGACGGACGAGGAGCTGCTGAGGAGCAGCAAGGAGGAGCTGCTCAGGAAGTTAAGGAAGGTGGACGGTGAGAAAATGAACTTGATGATCGAGCACGGAAACATGATGAAAGACATTAACCGGAGGCTGCAGGTGCACCTGCACGAGATCCGGAACCTGAAAGAGATCAACCAGAAACTGCAGGACGACAACCACGAGCTCCGGGAGCTCTGCTGCTTCCTGGACGACGACCGGCAGAAAGGCAAGAAGCTGTCCCGAGAGTGGCAGCGCTTCGGCCGCTACACCGCCAGCGCCATGTGGAAAGAGGTGGGCGCCTACATGATGaagctgaaggagctggaggccaaCCAGGAGACCGTGCTGAGGGAGAACTCGGAGCTGAAGGAGATCATCCTCATGCTGGACGAGGAGAGGAACGGAGCGGGGTCCAGGAGCTCCATAGACAGTCAATCCAGTTTGACCAACCTGAACGGGGGCACCGGCACCGTCAGGGATGTGGGGGACGGGAGTAGCACGTCCAGCACAGGGAGTGCCGGCAGCCCCGATCACCACAATCACAACCACATACACAAGAGCTCGGAGAACAGTAAGCTGGGCCCCACCATGAGGAGGTCCATGGATGACCTGTCGGCACCGCACCATCACAGGAGCATCCCCAACGGGCTGAACG ATTCCTCCTCAAACTACATCAGGCAACTGGAGACGAAAGTGCGGATCCTGGAGGACGACAACAATAAGCTTCTCTCACAG GCCTATAGCCGATATAGCTTATCACAGATACAGACGAAAAAG CAGTGTAACCCAGGTGACCTTCGTGCCCTGAGGAAGGGAATGACCCTGTACCACTCCGAGTCCCAGCTGTCCTCACTGCCCCAGCGCCAGGAAGCCATGCACATG gGTACAGGTCGTCTCCCAACCAGTGAGTCCTCTCCTGCCACAGGCTACCTGTCCTGTGTTCAGAAGCCTGAGGCTGTGGTGCACGCCATGAAG GTGCTGGAGGTCCACGAGAACTTGGATAAGCAGGTTCCTGAGGACTACGAGGACGATCTCAGTGAGAAAGAGAAGGCCATTGTGCGAGAGATGTGCAAC GTGGTGTGGAGAAAGCTGGGTGATGCAGCAGGATCAAAGCTGTCCATCAGGCAACACCTCTCTGGGAACCAGTTCAAAGGGCCACTGTAG
- the ccdc85cb gene encoding coiled-coil domain-containing protein 85C-B isoform X4 encodes MAKNPSEGQKDDLSQLTDEELLRSSKEELLRKLRKVDGEKMNLMIEHGNMMKDINRRLQVHLHEIRNLKEINQKLQDDNHELRELCCFLDDDRQKGKKLSREWQRFGRYTASAMWKEVGAYMMKLKELEANQETVLRENSELKEIILMLDEERNGAGSRSSIDSQSSLTNLNGGTGTVRDVGDGSSTSSTGSAGSPDHHNHNHIHKSSENSKLGPTMRRSMDDLSAPHHHRSIPNGLNDSSSNYIRQLETKVRILEDDNNKLLSQCNPGDLRALRKGMTLYHSESQLSSLPQRQEAMHMGTGRLPTSESSPATGYLSCVQKPEAVVHAMKVLEVHENLDKQVPEDYEDDLSEKEKAIVREMCNVVWRKLGDAAGSKLSIRQHLSGNQFKGPL; translated from the exons ATGGCTAAAAATCCGTCCGAGGGGCAGAAGGACGACCTGAGCCAGCTGACGGACGAGGAGCTGCTGAGGAGCAGCAAGGAGGAGCTGCTCAGGAAGTTAAGGAAGGTGGACGGTGAGAAAATGAACTTGATGATCGAGCACGGAAACATGATGAAAGACATTAACCGGAGGCTGCAGGTGCACCTGCACGAGATCCGGAACCTGAAAGAGATCAACCAGAAACTGCAGGACGACAACCACGAGCTCCGGGAGCTCTGCTGCTTCCTGGACGACGACCGGCAGAAAGGCAAGAAGCTGTCCCGAGAGTGGCAGCGCTTCGGCCGCTACACCGCCAGCGCCATGTGGAAAGAGGTGGGCGCCTACATGATGaagctgaaggagctggaggccaaCCAGGAGACCGTGCTGAGGGAGAACTCGGAGCTGAAGGAGATCATCCTCATGCTGGACGAGGAGAGGAACGGAGCGGGGTCCAGGAGCTCCATAGACAGTCAATCCAGTTTGACCAACCTGAACGGGGGCACCGGCACCGTCAGGGATGTGGGGGACGGGAGTAGCACGTCCAGCACAGGGAGTGCCGGCAGCCCCGATCACCACAATCACAACCACATACACAAGAGCTCGGAGAACAGTAAGCTGGGCCCCACCATGAGGAGGTCCATGGATGACCTGTCGGCACCGCACCATCACAGGAGCATCCCCAACGGGCTGAACG ATTCCTCCTCAAACTACATCAGGCAACTGGAGACGAAAGTGCGGATCCTGGAGGACGACAACAATAAGCTTCTCTCACAG TGTAACCCAGGTGACCTTCGTGCCCTGAGGAAGGGAATGACCCTGTACCACTCCGAGTCCCAGCTGTCCTCACTGCCCCAGCGCCAGGAAGCCATGCACATG gGTACAGGTCGTCTCCCAACCAGTGAGTCCTCTCCTGCCACAGGCTACCTGTCCTGTGTTCAGAAGCCTGAGGCTGTGGTGCACGCCATGAAG GTGCTGGAGGTCCACGAGAACTTGGATAAGCAGGTTCCTGAGGACTACGAGGACGATCTCAGTGAGAAAGAGAAGGCCATTGTGCGAGAGATGTGCAAC GTGGTGTGGAGAAAGCTGGGTGATGCAGCAGGATCAAAGCTGTCCATCAGGCAACACCTCTCTGGGAACCAGTTCAAAGGGCCACTGTAG
- the ccdc85cb gene encoding coiled-coil domain-containing protein 85C-B isoform X3 — MAKNPSEGQKDDLSQLTDEELLRSSKEELLRKLRKVDGEKMNLMIEHGNMMKDINRRLQVHLHEIRNLKEINQKLQDDNHELRELCCFLDDDRQKGKKLSREWQRFGRYTASAMWKEVGAYMMKLKELEANQETVLRENSELKEIILMLDEERNGAGSRSSIDSQSSLTNLNGGTGTVRDVGDGSSTSSTGSAGSPDHHNHNHIHKSSENSKLGPTMRRSMDDLSAPHHHRSIPNGLNDSSSNYIRQLETKVRILEDDNNKLLSQQCNPGDLRALRKGMTLYHSESQLSSLPQRQEAMHMGTGRLPTSESSPATGYLSCVQKPEAVVHAMKVLEVHENLDKQVPEDYEDDLSEKEKAIVREMCNVVWRKLGDAAGSKLSIRQHLSGNQFKGPL; from the exons ATGGCTAAAAATCCGTCCGAGGGGCAGAAGGACGACCTGAGCCAGCTGACGGACGAGGAGCTGCTGAGGAGCAGCAAGGAGGAGCTGCTCAGGAAGTTAAGGAAGGTGGACGGTGAGAAAATGAACTTGATGATCGAGCACGGAAACATGATGAAAGACATTAACCGGAGGCTGCAGGTGCACCTGCACGAGATCCGGAACCTGAAAGAGATCAACCAGAAACTGCAGGACGACAACCACGAGCTCCGGGAGCTCTGCTGCTTCCTGGACGACGACCGGCAGAAAGGCAAGAAGCTGTCCCGAGAGTGGCAGCGCTTCGGCCGCTACACCGCCAGCGCCATGTGGAAAGAGGTGGGCGCCTACATGATGaagctgaaggagctggaggccaaCCAGGAGACCGTGCTGAGGGAGAACTCGGAGCTGAAGGAGATCATCCTCATGCTGGACGAGGAGAGGAACGGAGCGGGGTCCAGGAGCTCCATAGACAGTCAATCCAGTTTGACCAACCTGAACGGGGGCACCGGCACCGTCAGGGATGTGGGGGACGGGAGTAGCACGTCCAGCACAGGGAGTGCCGGCAGCCCCGATCACCACAATCACAACCACATACACAAGAGCTCGGAGAACAGTAAGCTGGGCCCCACCATGAGGAGGTCCATGGATGACCTGTCGGCACCGCACCATCACAGGAGCATCCCCAACGGGCTGAACG ATTCCTCCTCAAACTACATCAGGCAACTGGAGACGAAAGTGCGGATCCTGGAGGACGACAACAATAAGCTTCTCTCACAG CAGTGTAACCCAGGTGACCTTCGTGCCCTGAGGAAGGGAATGACCCTGTACCACTCCGAGTCCCAGCTGTCCTCACTGCCCCAGCGCCAGGAAGCCATGCACATG gGTACAGGTCGTCTCCCAACCAGTGAGTCCTCTCCTGCCACAGGCTACCTGTCCTGTGTTCAGAAGCCTGAGGCTGTGGTGCACGCCATGAAG GTGCTGGAGGTCCACGAGAACTTGGATAAGCAGGTTCCTGAGGACTACGAGGACGATCTCAGTGAGAAAGAGAAGGCCATTGTGCGAGAGATGTGCAAC GTGGTGTGGAGAAAGCTGGGTGATGCAGCAGGATCAAAGCTGTCCATCAGGCAACACCTCTCTGGGAACCAGTTCAAAGGGCCACTGTAG
- the LOC115037518 gene encoding cholesterol 24-hydroxylase — MAFFHLLLSWAAPATFLLLCLLFLAFLGLCLYIQYTHMKYDHIPGPPRDSFFFGHAGTILQIMKNGDIIHDKFLEWAEAYGPVYRINVLHYVALCVSCPEATKEILMSPKYPKDKFVYKRLFNLFGQRFLGNGLVTAPDHKLWYKQRRIMDPAFSSLYLRGLMGTFNERAEKLMSKLSDFADNEKEVNVLQVVNHVTLDVIAKVAFGVDLDLIENSSHFPKAIETCLKGMIYYVRDLLFEYKPTNKPFINEVREACKFLRKTGAQWINERKTAMQNDEDVPKDILTQIIKAADREETMTAEDEEFMLDNFVTFFIAGQETTANQLAFCIMELQRHPDILEKVKKEVDSVIGMKHDISYENLGELTYLSQVLKETLRLYPTAPGTSREVPEDIVISGFHVPGGISCIFSSYVTGRMERFFKDPLKFDPDRFHPDAAKPYYCYYPFALGPRSCLGKNFAQMEAKVVMAKLIQRFDFSLVPGQSFDILDTGTLRPKSGVVCSVKHRNDKK; from the exons ATGGCCTTTTTCCATTTACTGTTGAGCTGGGCTGCTCCAGCTACGTTCCTCCTGCTCTGCCTGCTGTTCCTGGCCTTTCTGGGCCTCTGCCTGTACATCCAGTACACACACATGAAGTACGACCACATCCCCGGACCACCGAGGGACAG TTTTTTCTTCGGGCATGCGGGGACTATTTTGCAGATAATGAAAAATGGCGACATTATACACGACAAATTTCTTGAATG GGCAGAGGCCTATGGGCCTGTCTACAGGATAAATGTCTTACACTACGTGGCGCTGTGTGTTTCCTGCCCGGAGGCGACCAAG GAAATCCTGATGTCCCCAAAGTACCCCAAAGATAAATTTGTATACAAGAGACTCTTCAACCTGTTTGGCCAGAG ATTCCTCGGCAACGGCCTCGTAACAGCACCGGACCACAAGCTGTGGTACAAACAGCGACGGATCATGGACCCTGCATTCAGCAGCTT gtATTTGAGAGGCCTAATGGGCACCTTCAATGAGAGGGCAGAAAAACTGATGAGTAAACTTTCGGATTTTGCGGATAACGAAAAAGAGGTCAACGTACTCCAAGTAGTGAACCATGTTACCCTTGATGTGATTGCAAAG GTTGCTTTTGGTGTGGATTTAGACCTGATAGAGAATAGTTCACACTTCCCTAAAGCCATTGAAACATGTCTTAAAGGAATGATATATTATGTCCGAGACCTCCTTTTTGAG TACAAGCCAACAAACAAACCCTTCATTAATGAAGTCCGGGAAGCTTGCAAATTTCTGCGCAAAACTGGAGCTCAGTGGATCAATGAAAGAAAGACAGCCATGCAGAACGATGAAGATGTCCCTAAGGACATCCTTACGCAGATCATCAAAGCTGCTGACAGAG AGGAAACCATGACGGCAGAAGATGAAGAGTTTATGTTGGACAATTTTGTGACATTCTTCATTGCTG gGCAAGAAACAACAGCTAATCAACTTGCGTTTTGCATCATGGAACTGCAAAGACATCCTGATATACTGGAGAA ggtgAAGAAAGAAGTGGACAGTGTAATTGGGATGAAACATGACATAAGCTATGAGAACTTGGGGGAACTGACCTACCTCTCACAG GTGCTAAAAGAGACCCTGAGGTTGTACCCAACAGCTCCAGGCACATCTCGTGAGGTACCTGAAGACATTGTGATCAGCGGTTTCCACGTACCTGGAGGAATCAGCTGTATT TTCAGCAGCTATGTGACTGGGAGAATGGAGCGGTTCTTCAAGGACCCGCTGAAGTTTGATCCAGACAGATTTCACCCAGATGCTGCCAA ACCCTATTACTGCTACTACCCCTTTGCCCTTGGTCCACGCTCGTGCCTGGGAAAGAACTTTGCTCAG ATGGAGGCTAAAGTGGTGATGGCCAAGCTTATTCAGAGGTTTGATTTTTCACTTGTCCCTGGGCAGAGTTTTGACATCCTGGACACTGGAACACTCAGGCCAAAGAGTGGAGTAGTGTGTTCTGTCAAACATAGAAATGACAAGAAATAG